The Daucus carota subsp. sativus chromosome 9, DH1 v3.0, whole genome shotgun sequence genome window below encodes:
- the LOC108201728 gene encoding uncharacterized protein LOC108201728 produces MEVNFGSSSTQSLLSHEDEEKEIVSEGFNFKFNFFGSSTKQEGKDSNVEKDGAYNETEVDYDNADDEEEFSFVIDNSSSMPVSGNSAFTNAQIQPKFSLFNRDLQLPQDNYTVSENQLPSESHVKEVLTKTSPDMTLHKGEPNPTYGTSPGLYYAGGKKSLELSQKSNSAGFSRLWGLQDVLHRSNSDGSDSFIAKAAKLHRSLKENNRRWTMKMYSHQSRIEVQKNKLFLASARK; encoded by the coding sequence ATGGAGGTGAATTTCGGATCGAGTTCAACTCAGAGCTTGCTTTCGCATGAAGATGAGGAAAAAGAGATTGTTTCGGAAGGTTTTAACTTCAAGTTCAATTTCTTCGGATCAAGTACGAAGCAGGAAGGTAAAGATTCTAATGTAGAAAAGGATGGAGCTTATAATGAAACAGAGGTTGATTATGACAATGccgatgatgaagaagaattttCATTTGTAATCGACAACTCAAGTTCAATGCCAGTTTCAGGCAACAGTGCTTTCACCAACGCACAAATCCAGCCAAAATTTTCGTTATTCAACCGAGATCTACAACTACCACAGGATAATTATACTGTATCTGAGAATCAACTACCATCGGAGTCTCATGTGAAAGAAGTTCTCACTAAAACTTCGCCTGATATGACATTGCATAAAGGCGAACCTAACCCTACTTATGGAACATCACCTGGACTGTACTATGCAGGGGGGAAAAAATCACTGGAACTGTCTCAGAAGAGCAATTCCGCTGGATTTTCAAGGCTATGGGGATTACAAGATGTTTTACACAGGAGTAACAGTGATGGCAGTGACAGTTTCATTGCAAAAGCAGCAAAACTGCACAGATCACTCAAAGAGAACAACAGAAGGTGGACAATGAAAATGTATTCTCATCAGTCACGGATCGAAGTGCAGAAAAATAAACTATTCCTAGCGTCAGCAAGAAAATag
- the LOC108201730 gene encoding uncharacterized protein LOC108201730 has protein sequence MQADPEKSLFAHEDEEKEFAEIAAKISEDFDFKLTFLGLSDDHEHEDSDHNEAEASDADDDFSFVTKGSDTLLSVSDPIRPYFPLFNRDLLLAHEDYKSSDNNKSASKPPVEKIFIETTSSKKSEVNNEPGFVSGTATGPYCAWEKPELSKKSNSTGFSKLWRFKEYLNRSHSDGNDAFVFLNKPVHKKPADVKVIGDGEKKVEKKVKKSKVLSSHEVYLRSKGIHPEHDKRKSYLPYKPEVVGFFTSVNGGGLSKNVHPY, from the coding sequence ATGCAGGCAGATCCAGAGAAGAGCTTGTTCGCTCACGAAGACGAGGAGAAAGAATTCGCAGAGATCGCAGCGAAAATCTCGGAGGATTTCGATTTTAAGCTCACTTTCCTAGGGTTAAGCGATGATCATGAACACGAAGATTCAGATCATAATGAAGCTGAAGCTAGTGATGCGGATGATGATTTTTCTTTCGTGACCAAGGGCTCTGATACGTTGTTGTCAgtatccgatccgatccgaccctattttccgttgtttaaccGCGATTTattattagcacacgaagattATAAATCTTCGGATAATAATAAATCAGCGTCGAAGCCTCCCGTGGAGAAAATATTTATCGAAACGACATCGAGTAAAAAAAGCGAAGTTAATAATGAACCGGGATTTGTTAGCGGAACTGCAACCGGACCGTATTGTGCATGGGAAAAACCGGAGCTTTCGAAGAAGAGCAATTCCACCGGTTTTTCGAAATTATGGAGATTTAAGGAGTATTTGAACCGGAGTCACAGCGATGGAAATGACGCTTTCGTGTTTTTAAATAAACCGGTTCATAAAAAACCCGCCGATGTTAAAGTTATCGGAGACGGAGAAAAAAAGGTGGAGAAGAAGGTGAAAAAATCGAAAGTATTATCCTCGCACGAAGTTTATTTAAGGAGTAAAGGGATTCATCCGGAACACGATAAACGGAAATCGTATCTGCCGTATAAGCCTGAGGTGGTGGGGTTTTTTACTAGCGTTAATGGTGGTGGATTAAGCAAGAATGTTCATCCCTATTGA
- the LOC108202678 gene encoding probable nucleoredoxin 1, protein MAASNEVLEASDSHDVLSLLSSPTRDYLVRNSGDQVKVDGLKGKTVGLYFSASWCGPCQRFTPKLVDVYNEVSAKGGFEVVFVSADEDDQSFNEYFSKMPWVAVPFSDSDTRAKLNDLFKVNGIPHLVLLDECGKLLSDEGVSIIGDYGAEGYPFTSQHLKELKEQEEEAKRNQSLSSLLVSRSRDFVLSADGNTVPIAELEGKTIGLYFSLASYRVSAVFTEKLVQVYKELKEKGESFEIVTISLDDDEESFKEGLQGAPWLSLPFKDKSCEKLIRYFELSTLPTLVILGPDGKTLHPNVAEAIEEHGILAYPFTPKRFLELDEIEKAKQEKQTLESILVSGAQDFVIAKDGVKVPVSDLVGKNILLYFSAHWCPPCRAFTPKLIEVYHKIKSKDAAFELIFISSDRDQTSFDEYFSGMPWLALPFGDTRKASLSGLFKVRGIPKLVALGPSGKTVTTEARDLVMLHGAEAYPFTEQRLKEIEAEHDEMAKGWPEKVKHKLHDEHELVLTRSRIYVCDKCNEEGHIWAFNCEECNFDLHPKCALEEDKDNMDAAAAKAEEDDIKNEEKSKEGWVCDGDVCFKA, encoded by the exons atggcGGCATCTAACGAGGTTCTAGAAGCCTCCGACTCGCACGATGTTCTGTCTCTCCTGTCTTCTCCGACAAGAGATTACCTCGTCCGAAACTCCGGTGATCAG GTTAAAGTCGATGGGTTGAAAGGGAAGACAGTTGGTTTATACTTCTCAGCATCGTGGTGTGGTCCATGTCAGCGTTTCACTCCGAAGTTGGTTGATGTGTACAATGAGGTATCTGCAAAGGGAGGGTTCGAGGTTGTATTTGTTTCAGCTGATGAAGATGATCAGTCATTTAACGAGTATTTCTCCAAGATGCCTTGGGTTGCTGTTCCCTTTTCGGATTCTGACACTCGTGCTAAGTTAAACGACTTATTTAAGGTGAACGGGATTCCACACCTTGTTTTACTAGACGAGTGTGGGAAACTTTTGAGCGATGAAGGGGTTTCGATTATTGGTGATTATGGAGCCGAAGGGTACCCTTTTACCTCACAGCATCTGAAAGAACTCAAGGAGCAGGAAGAAGAAGCTAAGAGGAACCAATCCTTGAGTTCCCTTTTAGTTTCACGGTCTCGGGACTTTGTTCTTTCAGCTGATGGAAATACA GTACCTATTGCTGAGCTTGAAGGGAAAACTATAGGTCTCTATTTCTCATTGGCATCATACAGGGTCTCTGCTGTCTTCACTGAAAAGCTTGTCCAAGTTTATAAAGAACTGAAAGAGAAAGGGGAGAGCTTTGAAATTGTGACTATCTctcttgatgatgatgaagaatcaTTTAAAGAAGGGCTGCAAGGTGCCCCTTGGCTTTCCTTGCCTTTCAAGGACAAAAGCTGTGAGAAACTGATTAGGTACTTCGAGCTTTCAACCTTACCCACTCTTGTCATCTTAGGGCCAGATGGGAAGACTCTCCATCCAAATGTGGCTGAGGCGATCGAAGAACATGGGATCTTGGCATACCCTTTTACCCCTAAGAGGTTTCTTGAGCTTGATGAGATAGAGAAGGCTAAGCAAGAAAAGCAAACATTGGAGTCTATTCTGGTTTCAGGAGCGCAAGATTTCGTAATCGCAAAAGATGGAGTCAAG GTTCCTGTGTCTGATCTTGTTGGGAAAAATATCCTACTCTATTTCTCTGCGCACTGGTGTCCTCCATGTCGTGCTTTCACACCAAAACTTATTGAAGTGTACCACAAGATAAAGTCAAAGGATGCTGCCTTTGAATTAATCTTCATCTCCAGTGACAGAGATCAAACTTCCTTTGACGAGTACTTTTCTGGAATGCCATGGTTGGCACTTCCATTTGGTGACACAAGGAAGGCATCATTAAGTGGTCTGTTTAAGGTCCGTGGCATTCCCAAGTTAGTGGCACTGGGGCCATCCGGGAAAACCGTCACAACAGAAGCTAGGGACCTTGTTATGCTTCATGGCGCTGAAGCTTATCCCTTCACAGAGCAGCGGTTAAAAGAAATTGAGGCAGAGCACGATGAGATGGCAAAGGGGTGGCCTGAGAAGGTGAAGCATAAACTTCACGACGAACATGAGCTGGTTCTCACCCGTTCACGGATTTACGTTTGTGATAAGTGCAACGAGGAAGGACATATTTGGGCATTCAACTGTGAAGAATGCAACTTTGATCTTCATCCAAAATGTGCTTTGGAAGAAGACAAGGACAACATGGATGCTGCTGCTGCTAAAGCCGAGGAGGATGATATCAAGAATGAAGAGAAGTCCAAAGAAGGATGGGTTTGTGATGGAGATGTTTGCTTCAAAGCTTAA